In Brevibacterium zhoupengii, the following are encoded in one genomic region:
- a CDS encoding glucosyltransferase domain-containing protein translates to MTAPKPTKLRSFFASAIAWDAFLALLTLVPAVVFTALFFPGRANVDIGNQYAQATGDIPFSDWHPPVMSAVWRVLISITGAAGSLFVLQVVILALACWALGVIVHRWGAPRWASLLGPAIMATPWVVSQMTTMWKDTQMAVAILLAVVLLIITRFVPKTWLLWIPALVLLVYAFGLRKNAIFAIVPIAVYIGYLLVKRLRSSRRFAKFGGGAGARFAARRGIATAVASLLVLVVLGAGLKATDAAIASQEDVEATGQISQIFLDDVMFSVPNGDLQASDAPAELKDKISTARDKCLEKGEIWDAYWNCYGKGETGEPFSPIAHQEELKDLWVTEVITHPLRYAKYRAAVFSFYFFSSVVEYWPAEWHGAAADVGIEQGDAKADYIVKPYVEDFALDTFPMLFKPWFWTLLAGLLLVFAYRARTRETTSVGARAVKTAGTRTFLPEITMLSTSALFYVFGYFPIVPSNHFRYTFWPALAVTTALLFVLAMWRNRRAQTAQRAATAADAPEPGERTTTSAPGETP, encoded by the coding sequence ATGACGGCACCGAAACCAACGAAGCTGCGAAGCTTCTTCGCCTCAGCCATCGCCTGGGACGCCTTCCTCGCCCTGCTGACACTTGTGCCAGCAGTGGTCTTCACCGCGCTCTTCTTCCCGGGGCGCGCCAATGTCGACATCGGCAATCAGTATGCCCAAGCCACCGGCGACATTCCGTTCTCCGACTGGCACCCGCCGGTGATGAGTGCCGTGTGGCGTGTTCTCATCAGCATCACTGGTGCAGCCGGAAGCCTGTTCGTCCTGCAGGTCGTGATCCTCGCCCTCGCCTGCTGGGCACTCGGCGTGATCGTACACAGGTGGGGCGCACCACGGTGGGCGTCGCTGCTTGGGCCGGCGATCATGGCCACCCCGTGGGTGGTGTCGCAGATGACGACGATGTGGAAGGACACGCAGATGGCCGTGGCCATACTGCTGGCCGTCGTCCTCCTCATCATCACTCGTTTCGTCCCGAAGACCTGGCTGCTCTGGATCCCGGCTCTGGTGCTGCTCGTGTATGCGTTCGGACTGAGGAAGAACGCCATCTTCGCCATCGTCCCGATAGCGGTCTACATCGGATACCTCCTGGTCAAGCGGCTGCGCAGCAGTCGACGCTTTGCCAAGTTCGGGGGAGGGGCTGGTGCCCGGTTCGCTGCCCGGCGAGGGATTGCGACGGCGGTGGCCTCGCTGTTGGTCCTCGTCGTCTTGGGCGCAGGCCTCAAGGCCACGGATGCGGCCATCGCGTCGCAGGAGGACGTGGAGGCCACCGGTCAGATCTCGCAGATCTTCCTTGACGACGTCATGTTCTCCGTGCCCAACGGCGATCTCCAGGCATCGGACGCTCCTGCCGAGCTGAAGGACAAGATCAGCACGGCCCGCGACAAATGCCTGGAGAAGGGCGAGATCTGGGACGCCTACTGGAACTGCTACGGCAAGGGTGAGACTGGAGAACCGTTCTCGCCGATCGCCCACCAGGAGGAGCTGAAGGACCTGTGGGTGACCGAGGTGATCACCCACCCCCTCCGTTATGCCAAGTACCGGGCGGCAGTCTTCTCCTTCTACTTCTTCTCCTCTGTCGTGGAGTACTGGCCGGCCGAGTGGCACGGGGCCGCGGCGGATGTCGGCATCGAGCAGGGTGATGCCAAGGCCGACTACATCGTCAAGCCCTATGTGGAGGACTTCGCACTCGACACCTTCCCGATGCTGTTCAAGCCCTGGTTCTGGACTCTTCTCGCAGGTCTCCTCCTGGTCTTCGCCTATCGCGCCAGAACTCGAGAGACGACGTCGGTGGGTGCGAGGGCGGTGAAGACTGCCGGGACACGGACCTTCTTGCCCGAGATCACGATGCTGTCCACCTCGGCGCTGTTCTATGTGTTCGGATACTTCCCGATCGTCCCGTCGAACCATTTCCGGTACACGTTCTGGCCGGCGCTGGCCGTGACCACCGCGCTGCTGTTCGTCCTGGCGATGTGGCGGAACCGACGAGCCCAGACAGCCCAGCGAGCCGCGACGGCCGCGGATGCTCCGGAACCGGGGGAGCGCACCACCACCTCGGCGCCGGGGGAGACCCCGTGA
- a CDS encoding AAA family ATPase: protein MLIRFEVENFRSMRELAELSMVAVDDERPITRAQTNLPASLVPAAGVFGPNASGKSNILAAMLWVSDAVRTSLRSWDEEIPVEPFLFGDAKDSDSSFVIEMTVSGIRFDYYLDIGRHSVSFEALYHYPAGRRRKLFEREGNELTLQRGLGELSGTRALLTDRTLALSIMRRFDEPHTSGFTHELLKMTPLGKQFEGTSRLPELERQSTLSLFDGAADQQMDLFDAFDDADLDTMFDGEEKLKVRGRAERRHNALTLLKMADLGISDVEIAKGPAIRAGRVSTGGARKNAQLVHEISGERVAFEFAAESAGTREWFNLIGPILVAIENGSVVLFDEIDSSLHPILTAQLVKFFQDPSSNPNNAQLIFTAHDTNLLNRLNRDEIRLTEKGPDGATRFGALADYAGESVRRSRNIEAGYLSGRFGALPDVSRPEVLRELGLIG from the coding sequence ATGCTGATTAGGTTTGAAGTGGAAAATTTCCGCTCCATGCGAGAGCTAGCGGAACTTTCCATGGTTGCGGTAGATGATGAGCGGCCGATAACGAGAGCACAAACGAATCTCCCTGCTTCCCTGGTGCCGGCGGCGGGTGTCTTCGGCCCCAACGCTTCGGGCAAATCCAACATTCTGGCCGCAATGTTGTGGGTCAGTGATGCTGTGAGAACCTCGTTGCGGTCGTGGGATGAGGAGATCCCAGTCGAGCCGTTCTTGTTCGGTGATGCGAAGGACAGCGACTCATCGTTCGTCATCGAGATGACTGTGTCCGGTATTCGCTTCGACTACTACCTCGACATCGGTCGACATAGTGTCAGCTTTGAGGCGCTCTATCACTATCCTGCGGGCCGACGGCGGAAACTGTTCGAACGCGAAGGGAACGAACTGACACTGCAGAGGGGCCTCGGCGAGCTGTCGGGAACTCGTGCGCTCTTGACCGACAGGACTTTGGCGCTGTCGATTATGCGTCGTTTTGACGAACCTCATACTTCTGGTTTCACTCACGAGCTGCTGAAGATGACCCCGTTGGGCAAACAGTTCGAAGGAACCTCGAGACTGCCTGAACTGGAACGCCAGTCGACACTGAGCTTGTTCGACGGTGCAGCTGATCAGCAAATGGATCTGTTCGATGCCTTCGATGATGCTGACTTGGACACGATGTTCGATGGCGAAGAGAAGTTGAAAGTCAGGGGCAGAGCAGAACGCCGCCACAACGCATTGACCTTGCTGAAGATGGCCGATCTGGGAATATCTGATGTTGAAATTGCGAAGGGCCCAGCGATTCGTGCAGGCAGGGTCAGCACGGGAGGTGCACGTAAGAATGCTCAACTCGTCCACGAGATCTCGGGGGAGAGAGTGGCATTTGAATTCGCTGCTGAATCAGCGGGCACCCGCGAGTGGTTCAACCTGATTGGTCCGATCTTGGTCGCGATCGAGAACGGCTCTGTTGTTCTCTTTGATGAGATTGATTCGAGTCTTCATCCGATCTTGACTGCTCAATTGGTGAAGTTCTTCCAAGACCCCTCTTCGAATCCCAATAATGCGCAGCTGATCTTCACCGCGCACGACACCAACCTGCTCAACCGGCTCAATCGCGATGAGATCCGGTTGACGGAGAAAGGGCCGGACGGAGCAACGAGGTTTGGTGCACTCGCGGACTATGCCGGCGAAAGCGTCCGTCGATCGCGCAACATCGAGGCGGGATATCTCAGTGGTCGATTCGGCGCGTTGCCGGATGTGTCGCGACCGGAAGTTCTGCGTGAGCTGGGGCTGATCGGATGA
- a CDS encoding methionine ABC transporter ATP-binding protein, with amino-acid sequence MIELASLRKTFGDTVALEEIDLSVPAGEIHGIVGRSGAGKSTLIRCLTGLERPSSGTVSIDGTDITDQSGSGLREARRSIGMVFQHVNLLDSRTALHNVAHPLQIAGVSKAERLAKARELLEIVGLGDRADNYPAQLSGGQKQRVGIARALAAEPKVLLCDEPTSALDATTTDQILGLIRSLRDRLGITVLIITHEMSVIREICDSVTLLADGRVAKTGKLAEVISEPGSTLAKDLVPLPPIGLDDKSSAEGSEVRATRLVEVSLAGTSLPTVLTSAQAVGVGADSILAGAVETIEGKQVGRIRFTVASAAASKELITALEAEGIYAEEAA; translated from the coding sequence GTGATCGAGCTGGCCAGTCTGCGGAAGACCTTCGGAGACACCGTCGCTCTCGAGGAGATCGATCTGTCGGTCCCCGCCGGAGAGATCCATGGCATCGTCGGCCGTTCCGGTGCCGGCAAATCCACACTCATCAGGTGTCTGACAGGACTCGAACGTCCGAGCTCCGGCACGGTCTCCATCGACGGCACCGACATCACCGACCAGTCCGGTTCAGGACTGCGCGAGGCCCGCCGCTCCATCGGCATGGTCTTCCAGCACGTGAACCTCCTCGATTCGCGCACCGCCCTGCACAATGTGGCCCATCCCCTCCAGATCGCCGGAGTCTCCAAGGCCGAACGCCTGGCCAAGGCCCGTGAACTGCTCGAGATCGTCGGCCTCGGCGACCGTGCCGACAACTACCCCGCCCAGCTCTCCGGCGGACAGAAGCAGCGCGTGGGCATTGCCCGGGCACTGGCTGCCGAACCCAAGGTTCTGCTGTGTGATGAGCCCACCTCGGCGCTGGATGCGACCACCACGGATCAGATCCTGGGCCTCATCCGCTCCCTGCGCGATCGCCTGGGCATCACCGTCCTCATCATCACCCACGAGATGTCGGTCATCCGCGAAATCTGCGACTCGGTGACACTGCTCGCCGATGGTCGCGTGGCCAAGACCGGCAAACTCGCCGAGGTGATCTCCGAGCCCGGCTCGACCCTGGCCAAGGATCTCGTCCCCCTTCCACCCATCGGTCTCGACGACAAAAGTTCAGCTGAGGGTTCAGAAGTCAGGGCGACCCGCCTTGTTGAGGTCTCCCTGGCCGGGACCAGCCTGCCGACGGTGCTCACCAGCGCACAGGCTGTGGGGGTCGGCGCCGATTCGATCCTCGCCGGCGCCGTCGAAACCATCGAAGGAAAGCAGGTCGGGCGCATCCGCTTCACGGTTGCCTCTGCTGCCGCGTCGAAGGAGCTCATCACCGCTCTGGAAGCCGAAGGAATCTATGCGGAGGAGGCAGCCTGA
- a CDS encoding glycosyltransferase — protein MLEDTTRIAAIVPCHNEEITVAKVVRDLKAAVPGIIVYVYDNCSNDRTSQRAAEAGAIVRKENSPGKGNVVRRAFADIDADIYVMIDGDDTYEASHLPEMIETLVSGPYDHVLGVRQDNQESTSYRPGHEAGNMMFNRLTGWLFQSQVTDMLSGYRVFSRRFVKSFPAISKRFEIETELTVHMMSLRLPSTEVPIDFRDRPDGSESKLSTFKDGFRILGLISALVRHERPRLFYGVITTILALASLLFGLPVVWEFWQTGLVPRFPTAILATALMGLAFLLGSVGLTLDGLRRARRETSRLAYLGLPAVSVPEAGASELDLPRQTVRQSSAARTPLAS, from the coding sequence ATGCTCGAGGACACCACCAGGATCGCTGCGATCGTGCCCTGCCACAATGAGGAGATCACGGTGGCGAAGGTGGTCCGTGATCTCAAAGCGGCCGTGCCGGGAATCATCGTCTACGTCTATGACAACTGCTCCAATGACCGGACCTCGCAGAGAGCCGCCGAGGCGGGCGCGATCGTTCGCAAGGAGAACTCCCCGGGCAAGGGCAACGTCGTCAGGCGCGCCTTCGCCGATATCGACGCCGACATCTACGTGATGATCGACGGTGACGACACCTATGAGGCCTCTCATCTGCCCGAGATGATCGAGACTCTGGTCTCTGGGCCGTATGACCATGTGCTCGGCGTGCGTCAGGACAATCAGGAGTCCACCTCGTATCGACCCGGTCACGAGGCCGGGAACATGATGTTCAATCGGCTCACCGGCTGGCTGTTCCAGTCCCAGGTCACCGACATGCTCTCGGGCTACCGGGTCTTCTCCCGCCGATTCGTGAAGTCGTTCCCCGCGATCAGCAAACGCTTCGAGATCGAGACCGAGTTGACCGTGCACATGATGTCGCTGCGCCTGCCCAGCACCGAGGTGCCCATCGATTTCCGCGACCGTCCCGACGGCAGCGAGTCCAAGCTCTCGACGTTCAAGGACGGGTTCCGCATCCTCGGGCTCATCTCCGCCCTGGTCAGGCATGAACGGCCGAGGCTGTTCTACGGTGTCATCACCACCATTCTTGCGCTCGCCTCACTGCTGTTCGGGCTGCCCGTGGTGTGGGAGTTCTGGCAGACCGGGCTGGTGCCCAGGTTCCCGACGGCCATCCTCGCCACCGCTTTGATGGGCTTGGCCTTCCTGCTCGGCAGCGTGGGTCTGACCTTGGACGGTCTGCGCCGTGCCAGACGTGAGACCTCGCGGTTGGCCTACCTGGGGTTACCGGCGGTCAGCGTGCCGGAAGCCGGCGCCTCGGAACTTGACCTGCCGCGTCAGACTGTTCGCCAGTCGTCTGCTGCGAGGACCCCGCTCGCCTCATGA